The Rhea pennata isolate bPtePen1 chromosome 7, bPtePen1.pri, whole genome shotgun sequence genome contains a region encoding:
- the LOC134142772 gene encoding 2-hydroxyacylsphingosine 1-beta-galactosyltransferase-like, which yields MKVLLCPVALLFLMAAFSLELCHGAKVLIMPTIVFDSHLRVFMRVAEALTDQGHDPVLLLHEGRDVETYLPGFRIQRYWGIFSMENADAWVQEKIKRVFQGKMTSLEVFSFLEKYLENCDLVLGNSSLLQKLQHEHFDLLLVDPNEMCGFILAHLLRVKYAVISTGFWFPAEIGATSPIAYVPEFNSLMTDKMAFFGRTWNLMVYMITRVATKLVILPKFERLMEKHKVEPKTSMLDLVHGTSLFFLCNDVVLDFPRPTLPHIIFTGGILAEPAKPLPVGLRLWVEAADAGVVVVSFGIGIRALPSDLVEKMAGAFARLPQRVVWRYFGQKPNKLGENTLMMEWLPQNDLLGHPNIKAFVSHCGMNGIFEAIYHGVPVVGFPFYGDQFDIMTRVQAKGMGILMDWNRVREEDLYQAIVTVISDPSYRKAAKFISALHLDTPMHALNRTVYWLEYLLRHDGAPYLRPAVYDLSLYEYFCLDILALLLLCLAGIGFILYKAVVWCRRKGASPVYQNGNCMKGHFTEEKKLQ from the exons ATGAAGGTGCTGCTGTGCCCTGTTGCTCTCCTCTTCCTAATGGCTGCTTTCAGTCTGGAGCTGTGTCATGGTGCCAAGGTGCTGATCATGCCTACCATAGTCTTTGACAGCCACTTGAGAGTCTTCATGAGAGTGGCAGAGGCACTGACTGACCAGGGCCATGACCCTGTGCTACTTCTTCATGAGGGTCGGGATGTGGAAACCTACCTGCCAGGCTTCCGCATACAGAGGTACTGGGGCATCTTCAGCATGGAGAATGCAGATGCCTGGGTGCAGGAGAAGATAAAGCGTGTCTTCCAAGGGAAGATGACCTCTCTGGAGGTGTTCTCCTTTCTGGAGAAGTACCTGGAAAACTGTGACCTGGTTCTGGGAaattcttcccttcttcagaAACTCCAGCATGAGCACTTTGACCTGTTGTTGGTGGACCCCAATGAGATGTGTGGCTTTATCCTGGCCCACCTCCTCCGTGTCAAATATGCTGTGATCTCCACTGGTTTCTGGTTCCCAGCAGAGATTGGTGCCACTTCCCCCATTGCCTACGTCCCAGAGTTCAACTCCCTGATGACAGACAAGATGGCCTTCTTTGGCAGGACTTGGAATCTTATGGTCTACATGATCACTCGCGTGGCTACAAAGCTGGTCATCCTGCCTAAGTTTGAACGCCTTATGGAAAAACACAAGGTGGAGCCCAAGACATCCATGTTGGACCTTGTCCATGGAACcagcctcttcttcctctgtaatGATGTGGTGCTGGACTTTCCCCGGCCAACGCTTCCCCATATCATTTTCACAGGAGGGATCCTTGCAGAGCCTGCAAAGCCCCTTCCAGTG GGTCTGCGTCTCTGGGTGGAAGCAGCAGATGCAGGTGTTGTTGTTGTCTCCTTTGGCATTGGGATCCGAGCTCTCCCGAGTGACTTGGTGGAGAAGATGGCTGGCGCGTTTGCTCGCCTACCACAGAGGGTCGTGTGGAG ATACTTTGGACAGAAGCCAAACAAACTGGGCGAGAATACGCTGATGATGGAGTGGTTGCCCCAGAACGACCTGCTAG GCCATCCCAACATAAAAGCTTTTGTCAGCCACTGCGGGATGAATGGCATATTTGAGGCAATTTATCATGGTGTACCCGTGGTGGGATTTCCTTTCTACGGGGACCAGTTTGACATCATGACCAGAGTGCAGGCGAAGGGCATGGGTATCCTCATGGACTGGAACAGAGTAAGAGAAGAGGATCTTTACCAGGCTATCGTCACTGTTATCTCTGATCCCAG CTACAGAAAAGCAGCCAAGTTCATTTCAGCTCTGCACCTCGACACACCAATGCACGCTCTTAATCGGACAGTGTACTGGCTGGAGTACCTCCTTCGTCACGATGGGGCGCCGTATCTTCGGCCTGCTGTCTACGATCTGTCGTTATATGAGTACTTCTGCCTGGACATCTTGGCCCTTCTCTTATTATGTTTGGCTGGCATTGGCTTCATCCTCTACAAAGCTGTGGTGTGGTGCAGAAGGAAGGGGGCCAGCCCTGTGTATCAGAATGGCAACTGCATGAAAGGGCACttcacagaagagaagaaattgcAATAG